The proteins below come from a single Hemibagrus wyckioides isolate EC202008001 linkage group LG22, SWU_Hwy_1.0, whole genome shotgun sequence genomic window:
- the adamtsl2 gene encoding ADAMTS-like protein 2, which translates to MRTWSRAQCAECSVVLLGLITLVFSLGNISSRVQDEGVASNSLEDGLEVTTYWWGEWAKWTACTRTCGGGVMSQERHCLKQRKRTTTGKDNMTCTGSAKRYHLCNTKECPSTGRSFREEQCWSFNSQVFNGKNYHWKPLYPDDYVHISSNPCDLHCTTSDGQRQLMVPARDGTSCKYSNYRGVCVDGRCEPIGCDGILFSPNTLDKCGVCQGDGSSCSRITGNFRRGSSSLGYSFITQIPEGSWDIQIIERKKSPDILAVTDQAGNFFFNGAYKVDSPQNFHVAGTIFKYRRPTDVYETGIEYIVAKGPINQPINVLVWNQNGRNPYITYEYTVMRDPLTPISQPPMYTGSDGGSSHQVSMEINNVSPHNETVNDKSLPETQRKQVRIQNIGPAAVDKPGEETNEVYEDTAAVDCDQDAPKPPHYPDGNSSWPSGVVAPGSVPASRPAEEMVDSANFIWRMFLARCTLHINISTNQLLSDRESLITEAEPAELDYSSSEQGNLNGSLLEFSLGRRRNETGDLFQNRTLISSSRNSSRSNRTRSQQRVTGKNKLSSADMYRWKLSSQEPCSMTCSIGVTKSFAMCVRYDGVEVDDSYCDALTRPEPVHDFCIGRECQPRWEASSWSECSRTCGEGFQFRLVRCWKMLAPGLDSSVYSELCTDAELERPPERRPCKSPTCGPQWEMAEWLECPAKCGHRSLVTREVRCSDEVRPCDETTRPPSSKNCTGPPCDRQWTVSMWGPCSGPCGQGKMVRHVYCKTPEGRVVPESQCSQENKPLATHPCGDKECPPHWLVQDWERCNTTCGRGVKRRTVLCVGITGGKFQIHEDEECDASKQPEDEDTCFERPCFKWYTTPWSECTKTCGVGVRMRDVKCYQGRELVRGCDPLTKPVNKQACALQPCPTEPPDDNCQDRPSTNCSLAIKVNLCSHWYYSKACCHSCRNQRAT; encoded by the exons ATGAGGACCTGGTCAAGGGCCCAGTGTGCAGAGTGCTCTGTGGTCCTCCTGGGTCTCATAACACTGGTCTTTTCTTTGGGGAACATCTCAAGTAGAGTACAG GATGAGGGTGTAGCCTCTAACAGTCTGGAAGACGGGCTAGAGGTGACTACTTATTGGTGGGGGGAATGGGCAAAGTGGACAGCCTGTACACGCACTTGTGGAGGGGGGGTCATGTCTCAGGAGAGACACTGTCTTAAGCAAAG AAAGAGAACAACAACTGGTAAGGACAACATGACATGCACAGGGAGTGCAAAAAGGTACCATCTCTGTAATACGAAG GAATGCCCCTCAACTGGAAGGAGTTTCCGAGAGGAGCAGTGCTGGTCATTTAACTCTCAGGTGTTTAATGGAAAGAACTACCACTGGAAACCCCTTTACCCAG ATGACTACGTTCACATCTCCAGCAATCCCTGTGACCTTCATTGCACTACATCAGATGGTCAGAGGCAGCTGATGGTACCAGCCCGGGATGGAACTTCCTGCAAGTACAGCAATTACAGAGGCGTCTGTGTTGATGGCAGGTGTGAG CCTATAGGATGCGACGGCATCCTTTTCTCTCCCAACACACTGGAtaagtgtggagtgtgtcaAGGAGATGGGAGCAGCTGTAGTAGGATAACTGGAAACTTTCGCCGTGGATCTTCCAGCCTTG gatATTCCTTCATTACCCAGATCCCCGAGGGCTCATGGGACATCCAGATCATTGAGAGAAAGAAGTCTCCAGATATACTAG CTGTGACAGATCAAGCAGGAAACTTCTTCTTTAACGGCGCCTACAAGGTGGACAGCCCTCAGAACTTCCATGTGGCAGGGACGATCTTCAAGTACCGGAGGCCCACCGATGTGTATGAGACGGGGATTGAGTACATCGTGGCGAAAGGGCCCATCAATCAGCCCATCAATGTTCTG GTTTGGAACCAGAATGGTCGCAACCCTTATATCACCTATGAGTATACAGTGATGCGTGACCCTCTTACTCCAATCTCCCAGCCACCCATGTACACTGGCTCAGATGGAGGATCCAGCCACCAAGTCTCCATGGAGATCAACAATGTGTCACCTCACAATGAGACTGTGAATGACAAGTCTCTCCCAGAGACACAGAGGAAGCAGGTGAGGATACAGAACATTGGGCCTGCAGCAGTGGATAAGCCTGGCGAGGAGACCAATGAAGTATATGAAGACACAGCTGCTGTAGACTGTGATCAGGATGCTCCAAAACCCCCACATTACCCAG ATGGAAATAGCAGCTGGCCAAGTGGAGTGGTTGCCCCTGGCAGTGTGCCTGCAAGCAGACCTGCAGAGGAGATGGTGGATTCTGCAAATTTCATATGGAGGATGTTTCTTGCACGTTGCACACTGCACATTAACATTTCTACAAATCAGCTTCTTAGTGACAGAGAAAGCCTCATCACTGAAGCAGAGCCAGCCGAGTTGGACTACAGCAGCTCAGAGCAAGGGAACCTCAATGGTTCACTGCTTGAGTTCTCTCTAGGCCGGCGGCGGAATGAAACAGGAGATCTTTTCCAGAACAGGACACTAATTTCCAGCTCAAGGAACAGCAGCCGCAGCAATCGCACTAG GAGCCAGCAAAGGGTTACCGGGAAGAACAAACTGAGTTCTGCAGATATGTATCGTTGGAAACTGTCTTCTCAGGAACCATGCAGCATGACATGCTCGATAG GTGTGACAAAGTCCTTTGCTATGTGTGTACGATATGATGGTGTTGAGGTGGATGACTCTTACTGTGACGCTTTGACTCGCCCTGAACCTGTGCATGATTTCTGCATTGGAAGGGAGTGCCAACCAAG GTGGGAGGCCAGCAGTTGGAGTGAGTGCTCACGGACATGTGGTGAGGGTTTTCAGTTCCGGCTAGTGCGTTGCTGGAAGATGCTAGCCCCTGGCCTGGATAGCTCAGTCTACAGCGAGCTGTGCACGGATGCTGAGCTAGAGCGCCCTCCGGAGCGACGGCCCTGCAAGAGCCCCACCTGTGGCCCACAGTGGGAGATGGCTGAGTGGTTAGAG TGCCCAGCAAAATGTGGCCACAGAAGTTTAGTGACTCGTGAAGTCAGGTGCTCAGATGAAGTCAGGCCATGTGATGAGACAACTCGACCACCATCATCCAAGAACTGCACTGGTCCACCCTGTGATCGCCAGTGGACAGTCTCCATGTGGGGCCCG TGCTCAGGTCCATGTGGGCAGGGGAAGATGGTACGGCATGTGTACTGCAAAACACCTGAAGGCCGTGTGGTGCCTGAATCTCAGTGTTCACAAGAGAACAAACCATTGGCTACTCATCCCTGTGGAGATAAAGAGTGCCCACCGCACTGGCTGGTTCAAGACTGGGAAAGG TGCAACACAACATGTGGACGTGGTGTAAAGAGGAGGACTGTACTATGCGTCGGCATCACAGGTGGCAAGTTTCAAATCCATGAGGATGAGGAATGTGATGCTAGCAAGCAACCCGAGGACGAGGACACTTGCTTTGAGAGGCCTTGTTTCAAGTGGTATACAACACCTTGGTCTGAG TGCACCAAGACATGTGGTGTGGGGGTGAGAATGAGGGATGTGAAATGCTACCAGGGAAGAGAACTTGTTCGTGGATGTGACCCTCTGACTAAGCCTGTTAACAAACAGGCCTGTGCATTGCAACCTTGTCCCACTGAACCACCAG ATGACAACTGCCAGGATCGTCCCAGCACCAACTGCTCTCTGGCTATTAAAGTCAACCTTTGCAGTCACTGGTATTACAGCAAGGCCTGTTGCCATTCATGCCGAAATCAACGTGCCACCTAG